Genomic DNA from Hordeum vulgare subsp. vulgare chromosome 2H, MorexV3_pseudomolecules_assembly, whole genome shotgun sequence:
gtccgttctgggctccggagaggggagatcatcgccatcatcatcaccaaccttccttcatcgccaattccatgatgctcttcaccgttcgtgagtaatctcatcataggcttgcaggacggtgatgggttggatgagatctattatgtaatcgagttagttttgatggggattgatccctagtatccactatgttctgagattgatgttgctactgctttgccatgcttaatgcttgtcactagggcccgagtgccatgatttcagatctgaacctattatgttctcgtcaatttatgtgtgttcttgatcctatcttgcaagttgtagtcacctactatgtgttatgacccggcaaccccggagtgacaatagccggaaccactcccggagatgatcatagtatgaggagttcatgtattcactaagtgctaatgctttgtcccggttctatattaaaaggagaacttaatatcccgtagtttccattaggaccccgctgccacgggaggggtgacaatagatgtcatgcaagctcttttccctaagcacgtatgactacatacggaatacatgcctacattacattcacgaactagagctagttgcatatctctccgtgttataactattgcatgatgaatgtcatccggcataattatccatcaccgatccaatgcctacgagtttttcctactggtccttgctacgttactttgccgctactgctgtcacttctgctactgttactctgccgctattgctgtcactgctgctactattaccgttgctactgttgctatcacactactttgctgcagatattaagtctttcaggtgtggttgaattgacaactcaactgctaatactcgaaaatattctttggcttccccttgtgtcgaatcagcaaatttgggttgaatactctaccctcgaaaactgttgcgatcccctatacttgtgggttatcaataacaggatcacatcattggggaatgatgtgatggacaagcccaatcctaagcatagcactagatcgtgttgttcgtctgctaaagattttctaatgtcaagtatcatttccttagaccttgagattgtgcaactcccgggtaccgtaggagtgctttgggtgtatcaaacgtcacaatgtaagtgggtgattataaaggtgtactacaggtatctccgaaagtttaTGTTGGGTtgtgtgaatcgagactgggatttgtcactccgtgtgacggagaggtatctttgggccactcggtaatccatcatgatACTGAGCTCGGTGTGACTAagcagttagccacgggatgatgtgttacagaacgagtaaagagacttgccggcaacgagattgaataaggtatagggataccgacgatcgaatctcgggcaagtatcataccggtagacaaagggaattgcatacgggattgattgaatcctcgacatcgtggttcatcctatgagatcatcgaggaacatgcgggaaccaacatggatatccaaaccccgttgttggttattgaccggagaggtgtctcggtcatgactgcatgcttcccgaacccgtagggtctacacacttaaggttcgatgatgctagggttatggggaaatagtgtacgtggttacggaaggttgttcggagtcccagatgagatctcggacgtcactaggagttctggaatggtccggaggtaaagatttatatataggaagtgaggaattggtcaccggaagtgtttcgggtgaCACCAgtaatgtatcgggaccaccggaagggttccggggtccaccagggaagggccaccagccccaaactgCTACATGGGCCTAAAGGTGGATAtgaaccagcccatatgtgggctggtgcgccatcacaagcagcccaaggcgcaacaagggttggaggggcaaaaccctaggcgtggggaggccaccttgggcctcaaggcccaccctagggcgcctccaccttgGTCGCTGCCCCAAGggccatctagggttgccgcacccttagggtgggaaaccctaagggtgggcaccgtcctgcctctcctcctatatatagtgagggtttgggggctgatttgagacaacttttctctctctcggcacagccctactcctcctcgtcctcgtcctccgtagtgtttGGCGAAGCCGTGTCAGAgtgccacgcagctccaccgtcaacaCGCCttggtgctgccggagctctccctcaacctctcatccctccttgctggatcaaggcattggagacgtcaccgggctgcacgtgtgttgaacgcggaggcaccgttgttcggtgcatagatcggaatccacagcgatctgaatcgctgcgagtatgactccatcaaccttgttctagcaatgcttccgcttagcgatcttcaaaggtatgaagatgctctacctctttgctcgttgctagtttctccataggtagatccttgtgaagcgtaggaatttttttgaaataactacgttccccaacagtggcatccgagccaaggttctatgcgtagattatatgcacgagtagaacacaaaagttgtgggcgatgattttgtcaattacttgtcgttactagtcttatcttgattcggtggcatcgtgggatgaagcggcccggaccgacttgacatgtactcttacgtgagactagttccaccgaccgacatgcacttgttgcataaggtggctagcgggtgtatgtctctcccactttagtcggatcgcattcgatgaagagggtccttatgaagggtaaatagcattggcatatcaacggtgtggctgtcacgtaggtaagaagcgttcttgctagaaaccataatcagccacgtaaaacttgcaacaataattagaggacgtctaacttgtttttgcaggttatgctatgtgatgtgatatggctaaaaggatgtgatgttacatatgtgatgtatgagaatgatcatgttcttgtaataggattcacaacttgcatgttgatgagtatgacaaccggcaggagccataggagttgtcttaatttattgtatgagatgcaaacgccatgtgattactttactttattgctaaatgttagctatagtagtagaagtaatagttagtgtgacgacttcacggagacacaatgatggaggtcatgatgatggagatcatggtgtcatgccggtgacaatgatgatcatggtgccccgaagatggagatcaaaggagcaagatgatattggccatatcatgtcactatatgattgcatgtgatgtttatcatgttttcctcttattgcttagaacgacggtagcaaagataagatgatccctcattaaaatttcgagataagtattcccctaagtgtgcaccgttgcaaaggatcgttgtctcgaagcaccacgtgatgaccgggtgtgatagattctaacgttcgcatacaacgggtgtaagccactttacacacgcaaaacacttaggttgactcgacgagcctagcatgtatagacatggcctcgaatacgggagactgaaaggtcaaacatgagtcgtgtgGTTGATACGAtcggcatggagatgctcaccattgatgactagtccgtctcacgtgataatcggacacaggttagtcgacgtggatcatgtaacacttggaggaCTAGAAGGctatcgatctaagtgggagttcattagtaatttgattagatgaacttaattatcatgaacttagtctaaaattgtctttacaaatattgtagatccaatggccaacacaaatgtctcattcaacttcaatgcgttcctagagaaaaccaagctgaaagatgatgggagcaactatgcggattgggatcataacttaaagctcatcctcactgcttccaagaaggcatatatccttaatgcaccgctaggtgatccacccgttcccgcggcaacccaggacgttaggaacgcctggcagttgtggagtgatgactactctctggttcagtgcgacatgctttacagtttagaaccggggctccaaaggcgttttgagcaacacgaagcatatgagatgttcgaggagccaaaacttgtttttcaagctcatgcccgggtcgagagatatgaagtccccgacaagttctttagctgtaagatggaggagaatagttctgtcagtgagcacatactcagaatgtctgggttgcacaaccgcttgactcaactgtgagttgaacttccggacgatgcggtcattgacagaatcctccagtcgcttccacctagctataaaggctttgtgatgaattacaacatgcaagggatggaaaagactatttacGAGTTGtattcgatgctgaaatctgcggaggtagaaatcaagaaagaacatcaagtgttgatggtgaataagaccaccagtttcaagaaaggcaaaggtaaaaagaacttcaagaaagacggcaaagtagttgtcgcgcccggtaaaccagttgccgggaagaagccaaagaaaggacccaagcctgagactgagtgctattactgtaagggaaccggtcactggaagcggaaatgccctaaatacttagcggataggaaggccggcaacgtcaaaggtatatgtgatatacttgttattgatgtgtaccttaccagcgcttgtagtagttcctgggtatttgataccggtgttgttgctcacatttgcaattctaagcaggaactgcagaacaagcgtaggctggctaaggacgaggtgacgatgcgcgtcgggaatggttccaaggtcgatgtgatcgtcgtcggcacgctacctctacatccaccttcggaattagttttaaaccttaataattgttatttagtaccagctttaagcatgaacattatatcgggatatcgcttgatgcaagatggctactcatttaaatctgagaataatggttgttctatttatatgagtggtatgttttatggtcatgtcccgctggtcaatggttttttcttgatgaatctcgatcatgatgttacacatattcatagtgtgagtaccaaaagatgtaaagttgataacgatagtcccacatacttgtggcactgccgccttggtcatatcggtgtcaagcgcatgaagaaactccatacatatggacttttggagtctcttgattttgaattatttgacacatgcgaaccgtgcctcaaatGCGCGGTGGGTGTATATAGGCCAACCATTGGTCcccgtttgtggctggaaccgggaccaatggttgtgggccagcagcgaggaccattggtcccggttcgtgtctggaaccgggaccaaaggggtcagatgaaccaggaccaatggtccacgaggcccggccggcgccctggcctcacgaaccgggaccgatgcccccatgggtcctGGTTCGTGAGTGAAACAAGATTAATGGGATTTCAGGAATGGAccgaagccctgttttctactagtgaaagtTATGTTCAAAATAAGTACATGTGTAAGCTCCTCGTCGATTAGTGTCCCAAAGAAAGTTGCCCATATGCCAATCAGTCGGTGTGTGCCTCTATGTATCCTTCACAACATCGCATAAACAACAGCGAGACGACATAGCCATATTTCGGTTGAAACACGCATCACTTGTTGGCAGAGATGTTCTAGCAAGCCTATGTGTGAATACCTTTACTTTTGAAGGTGCTTTAACATTCCATAAGATTGCCCATGAAGACTGGTTTACAATCACATTCAAGTGCACCGGGACATGCTCAAGCCAAACTTCTTGTTGCTTCTTTGTTGATGCCAAGAGTTTGTATGTAGATTGAAGCAACCTACTCTTTGTCGCTTCTTTTTGTAGTGCATGGACCAGAAATCCTCCCTAAACCTGCGAGCTTAGATAAATGTTGCAGATCACCTCCTTATCCATTTTATATAAGTGTTCACTCGAGATGTGTTGGTTCCCAGAACAAGTAGTATGATCAATGAGGTCACTCATAAGCAGAGGTGGATTCTCATATTTAGAGCTTACCAACCTAAGTTTAAAATCCCTCCCACGGTCAGACTAGCTCTCGCACTTGTCCAATTTCCTTATCCTTTCAGGGCAAGGTCGGAGTAGTAGGCAAGTACAAATGCATTTGTTGCATGCGGACCTGCTTGTGAGACTCGACAAATTGAAACTAGGGATCTAGTCTTCGGACCAGGTTCTAGTACTTTCACATATTACAACTTTATGGGGGCCAAAAGAGAGGGCATCTCTCCCTTCAAGAATCAATCTCCACACATGTGAAGGCAAGTTGCCAAGATCTACTCTAAAATTTATCTCGACGGGGTACTAAACTACGTGCAAATACGAGCACTCAAGGGCTAAGGCTCCTCAAGAAGTCGTCATGCTTGCCTAGCAAGAGGACAAGGTTAAAAAATTAAGTATCCCTAAAACACATGCCTCCCATGAATTTCGAATGAATTATCACTTCCCAAGACATCCACGTTGTTTTTATTTCAACCTTCTTTGAGCCATACCAAAAATTACGGAGCCACCCATTAATATGATTGCAAAGTCAAGCATGCCATGGAATAAGTAGGAATTGCTTGGGCCCCTAATTTCATAAGAACTTCTTTACCCTGTCTAAAGAGATTTCTCGCACATCAGATGGAATCCTTTGATCCCAACATCAAATGGAAAACCAAGGTATTTTTCCGACAATATTCTAGTTGGCACTCCCAAAAGAAAATCTATTGCCGAATACTATCTGGACAACCTTGGTTGAAAAAAAAAATGGATGACTTATCCTTATTTATCCGATGACGCGACgcattcaaaaaaattcaaaatagcACCTGAGCAAATCTCAAGGTGATGTAAGCATTGTTGGCACTCGCGCACGGTGCCTAGGGGGCCAACCTAGGATCATATTGGATATTATTGCGAGAAGAAGAAATTGAACCCACACAATGTTGTAGAAGTCCTACCAGGTTAACCGCTAGACCGACCTAAAGTTGTTGTCTAACACTAGGAAACAACActatttgacccttttcatactaCGTATAACATATTATATTACTCCCTTCGTCCGAAAATACTTCTTATAGGAATGAatatatctagatgtattttagttctaaatACATCTATTTTTATTCATTTATACAACAAGTAAtttcggatggagggagtatatgccAAGTATAAATTATTTGAAAAATTATTTAAACTTGAAAAATAATTTACAAAATATAGAAAAACTCagaaacttagaagaaaaaaaaCCAGAAATTTGAAAAAACATGAActtaaaaaacacaaaaaatggaaaatgttggtaaaaaaaattctaaaaaattcataaattttgaagaaagcacaaAATatatggaaaaatattcaaaaatagaaAAGTTCATCCATTTTGAAAAAACGTTCATCGATTTTTAGAAAATTTCATCAAATTAGaaaaaaggttcatcaattttgaaaaaatgttcactgattttggaaaaagttaaataaatttaaaaaaatatcGAATTTGAAAAAACATCACACTTAAAATAGTTCATGATTTTTAATAAAAGGTAACTAATTAATAAAAAATGGACAAATAAagtgaaagagaaaagaaaagacctGAAAAAACAGGCCAAAACAATATTCGAAAAAATAAACAAGGAAATCACATGGTTTTTTTTATTTATCAAAAGAAAAACGAGAAAGAAGTATAAACATCAAAGGATTCAAGGCATCCAGATGGTTGCCCAGTTTACGCTGAGCATAGAGAGATCACAAGATCGAATCACGGGCGGCATGGTTTTTCTGAATTTTATAGTAAAAAAAAGAAGGCCTAAATGGACTGGCCCATGGAGAAGAGATTTTTTTAATACATAAGAGAAAAGGAAGGTCTAAATGGGCGGGCCCAAGATGGAAAGGGGTGTGCGCCGGTGGCGAGTTTGATTGAAATGGGAGCAACTATCTTAGTGGTGCTTCTTCGGGAGCCTTTCAAGGATCACTCTTagcgtttcctttatttttttatgCACACCTTTTCGTTTTGTTAATGGTTTTTTTTTCGGTGTTTCAGTTTTCCAATTATCTTTCTTAGATCTTggacaaaaaaaatcaaatttatatttttatggaaaaacatgttttcttttgtttttctttctcgAGAGGCAAGGATTTGCTTCCGTGAGAGGCATGTCCAACGAAAAAGATGTATTTCTtttttttcgagaggcacgattttgtttCAGCGAGAGGCACGATCTTTCCTTttgaaaacataaaaaaatatgttttctgttttttttcacgAGATGCATGACCATGCCTCTTGAAAACAAAAAATGCAATATTTTTCCTTCCACGAAAGGTACGGTTTTGTTTCCTCACAGATTTGCTTAGCGTTTTTCTTTCCGTCCGAGGGAGGCACAGTTTTTTCGTGCAAAAAATAGTTCTTCAAAGCCTATCAACATAGTATCCAGATTTGAAGATCTCAACGCGAGGGATCCAATGATAAAAACGATTCGGAATTTGAATGCATGATttaaaagataaaacattttaaaataacaaatttagaagaaaaaatagaaggaaagtttccatgttgctagAAGTGACATATGTACCACTTGTTGCAAAATGAAAATATGAAAAGACCTTTCAAAAAATGcttctcaaatagtttttcatttCGGACTGTAACGGGAGCTTAAGGCGCCGTATACGAAACACCCAAATCTCAGTCCACCACAACAAGGAATATTACAGCCCCTTGGGCTGTCATCGTAGGCAACACGGCCCACTTGAGAGGTTGATTCCTTACTCGCTTTCCAAATTCCAATACGTCGGAGAAGAATAGAAAacctcaaaggaaaaaaaaaatagACATTTGCGCACAACCTTGCCCCTCTCTCGCTCTATCGGTCCCCTCCTCCCTCCCATGGCGATCCCCTACCGGATCACCGGCGGCCACAGCCGGCGGAGCCCGCTGCCGCTGCCTACCGCGAGGGCGCTCCTCGCCGCCGTCTTCACCGGGGCGGTCCTCTCCATCCTCTGCGTCCTCTCATTCACCGACTCCTTCTCCTACCTGGGGTTCCAGCCCACGAGCGTCGACAAGCGGGAGAGCAGCCGCCAGTACCTCTACTGGGGCGCCCGCATCGACTGCCCCGGCAAGCACTGCAGCTCCTGCGCCGGCCTCGGCCACCAGGAGTCCAGCCTCCGCTGCGCCCTCGAGGAGGCCCTCTTCCTCGACAGGTAACAAATCAATCTCGTCCTCCTTCTCGTCGCTTCCTGCGGCCTGCTGTGGGGTGGCAAGGTGGTTCTAGGCTTCATGAAATGGGAATGGGTACCCCGGTGGTGAAATTTTTGTAGATTATGCTTCCAAATTGCCAAGGATGATCCATTTTCAGGAGGCAAATTGGTGCAGATGCTGTGTGTAAATGTGGGATATGCTAATGTGCAATGACACTGCATTGTGGTTTCTGTGCAGGATTTTCGTCATGCCCTCAAGGATGTGCCTTAGTTCAGTGCACAACACAAAGGGGATAATTGATTCAAGCAACGCAACTTCAAATCCAAGGTCTTGCTCCTTTAAGCACTTGTGTCTGCCTGTTGCATTCTTTTGTCATATTGAGTTGGGAATTGAACATGTGATATTTTTGCAGATGGGAAACAAGTTATTGCGCAATGGAATCCTTATATGATATAGACCTCATATCGAAAACTGTACCTGTTGTTTTGGACAATCCGCGTTCATGGTATGGGATAGTATCGAGAAGTACAAAACTAGGGGAAGGAGACGTAGCGCATGTGCAAGGAGTTAGCAGAGATGAACTCAAAGATAATCCACTTTACTCAGATGCTCTCCTTGTAAACCGCACCGCGAGTCCTCTTGCTTGGTGAGATTGCAACTCCACCAGGGTCTTTATGTTCTTTAATTGTTATTTTTCAGATGGCCTCAAGTTTTAGTGTGCACACCAAACCTAAGCTGCATGTTATGTCTAAACTTAAGGAATAGACCTTAATCATCATTACAGTTCAGGTTTATGGAGTGCAAGGATCGGACCAAGCGTAGCTCTGTGATGTTACCATACACTTTTCTGCCAACTATGCCAGCTAGAAAACTGAGAGTTGCAGCACATAAGGTATATTTTCATTAGATTGATTTTCTGCCATGTATCACATGTTTCAATCGGATCCGATTACTCTACCTTTCAGATAAAAAATATCTTTCATCGCACTAACTTGCTTGTTCTGAATTAATCTTACTCTTGATTTTTATTTGGGGTGTTTTCTTAAATCACATGGATTCTGTTGATGCCAGTATAATCTGCACTCCAAAATCCTTGAAATTTGATGCTTAGTTATGAGAGTAACCATATGTGTATCGTGCTAATTTCCCAGTTAGAGGCTCTGGATTTCCATATCCTCCAGTAAGCAAATCTATGCACTTCCCTTGGTGTACTTTTGTGGTTATATTGTTTGAACACATGTCTCAGCAGGTAGCAGTGTGTATCTGCATATACCGTTAACGCACTAGTGATTGGTGAATAATTATTTCTTGCAGTACATTGTCAGCTCATGCCATCATGAGATTTTGTTTAAATTCTTTCTCAGTCCTCCAGAGCTTCATCTTGCTACATTTATTTCTTGGAATATGGTGTGGTATGGTATTACTCGTGCAGTCTACTTTCTCTTCATATTTAATTGTGTATATGCTATCTGCATCCTGCTTGCGTTAAAAGAACTTTAGGCTCCATTATAGTTGTAAGAGACTGCTCTGCCAATGATATTTGGTAGAACAAACTTAAGCTTTGGTCTTTTTGGTTGTGTATGGTTGGTCAGGCAGAACATAATATCCCATGTAGTATGAGAAAATGTATTGTTTGTGTATGTTCAGTGATACATCAGTCTTCTGTCACTAAACTGGTGTGCTTTCTTCAGATAAAAGAGATCCTTGGTGAATATGATGCTATTCATGTCAGACGGGGTGACCTACTGAAGAATAGGAAAGATAGATTTGGTGTTGAGAGGAGCCTTCATCCTCATCTGGACAGAGATACCCGTCCTGAGTACATCAAAAGAAGAATCGCAAAGTGGATTCCGAAAGGTCGCACTCTTTTCATTGCTTCAAATGAAAGAGCACCAGGATTCTTCTCGCCTCTATCAGACAGGTAAGGCTGACACCTTTTGCCATCTGCTCTTCTTGCATCACAGACCAGGATCTCCGATATGACCATGGTAGAGTTCCTTTTGTGCAAATAGTTTACCTTGACTGACTGAACTGTGTTCGCTTGATCAATACCTAaggatttttcttttgttttgtttccaTATACTTAAGGAATTGTCCATTCCTAAGTAATTCAACTAGAAGCTGTAGTACTGAAGTAATCTGCCTTCCTGGCTTGGAATTGTTGTGATTTGATCTATTTCATTTTCTCCTGCATTTATAATTATGCACATGATCATTATTAAGGCATTAACTATGAAACGTGACCATTAATGCATCTAGGAGATAAGCTATCTAAGATTATAATGCCTCATTGTGTGGGTATAGGTACAAGTTGGCATACTCATCTAACTTCAGTAGCATATTGGAGCCAGTAATCGAGAACAATTACCAGTTATTCATGGTGGAAAGGTTAATCATGCAAGGAGCAAAGACATTTGTGAAGACAATGAAAGAACTAGATAGTGATCTTGCTCTCTGCGACGACCCCAAGAAGAACACCAAAATCTGGGAAATACCAGTTTACACTAGATGACCTGCGTGAATCTGTCATTGACATTAAAGGTTAGAAACGATGACCTGTTCTGCTTACCATGAGACATAATTGTCTCACATAGACATGGCAAAATGTTTGGATATATGCAGTTGTTCACACTCTAGCTTGTACTGAGCTGCTGATCCACCTTCTATATGTTGTAATATCCAGACAAGATATATGTTCCATTCTGCGGTCCTTGTTATTTTCTCTTTGTAGTTGGGAACAGAAGAGAGATTACCACTTATTTTTGGTGTTGTATACTGATGTAAGGGCCGCTGGATCTGTCAGCTAAGAAAACAAATACACTACATCATACAACTACAGTTTTGTTGCATTACCTTATTATCTGTACTTGATCATTTTTTGCAATGTGTTATATGAGCATGTATAGATTTACTTGGTATTATATTGCTGTCTCTTTCTGTAAATGTGAGATGCAATTGCCTTTTTCACAGCCTCCAGTATATGAATTTGATTATAATTTCTTCTTGCAATATGCTGATAAAATAATTAGGGCTGTTTGAATTGGGGCCTTCAGCTTTCTTATGTTTTTTTTATGCCGATCCAAAAAATTGGTCATTTACCAAGCTGggcttgattcttgctccaattctTTGGTGCGCCCATGATTGGTCCTGATAGAATCGCGCACAGGCAGTTGCATGTGAGTAAAAAATCTGTTAAATAGATAAACAGTTTTGTAGTATGATAAATTTAATAATTGAGCATAAAAATGTGTTGATTGTACCATGCTCGCCACGTGGTGCATAAAAAATGTGTTGGAATTATTATTtcacagtgggttgaggaattcttTAATCTCACTCAACAAGATTATCCATCAAACTGCGCTCCCCAATACATGAGtgcaaaattttaaattttgtgagggcataatttgttttccttttgTCCAAATTAGGCTTATCTCCACCCCTTGTACGAAAATTGTAAGCTCGTTATGTTTTCACTCCATGGGCTTCTTTGATTCAAAGGAATTCCACATAATTTCTAGGGATTTGCTCCCTTCAAAATCATCCTCATATGTCGTCAGACTCGCAGGAGTGGAATCCTTACGAAAATTCCTTAATGATCCTTTTACGCACTATTTTGGGGCAAAATTTCCACCAACTCAAATCTGCCAT
This window encodes:
- the LOC123425069 gene encoding uncharacterized protein LOC123425069 isoform X1, coding for MAIPYRITGGHSRRSPLPLPTARALLAAVFTGAVLSILCVLSFTDSFSYLGFQPTSVDKRESSRQYLYWGARIDCPGKHCSSCAGLGHQESSLRCALEEALFLDRIFVMPSRMCLSSVHNTKGIIDSSNATSNPRWETSYCAMESLYDIDLISKTVPVVLDNPRSWYGIVSRSTKLGEGDVAHVQGVSRDELKDNPLYSDALLVNRTASPLAWFMECKDRTKRSSVMLPYTFLPTMPARKLRVAAHKIKEILGEYDAIHVRRGDLLKNRKDRFGVERSLHPHLDRDTRPEYIKRRIAKWIPKGRTLFIASNERAPGFFSPLSDRYKLAYSSNFSSILEPVIENNYQLFMVERLIMQGAKTFVKTMKELDSDLALCDDPKKNTKIWEIPVYTR
- the LOC123425069 gene encoding uncharacterized protein LOC123425069 isoform X2, with amino-acid sequence MECKDRTKRSSVMLPYTFLPTMPARKLRVAAHKIKEILGEYDAIHVRRGDLLKNRKDRFGVERSLHPHLDRDTRPEYIKRRIAKWIPKGRTLFIASNERAPGFFSPLSDRYKLAYSSNFSSILEPVIENNYQLFMVERLIMQGAKTFVKTMKELDSDLALCDDPKKNTKIWEIPVYTR